AAGGTCGAAGGGCGCGAACTGAGCCAGGACGAGGTCGACGTGCTATCGCTGATCGCGCCGGACGCCACGATCAACATCGTCCGGGACTACGACGTCGTCGAGAAGCACCGCGTCGAACGACCCGACGTCGTCGAGGGCGTGCTCTCCTGTCCCAACGCCGGCTGTATCACGACCGGCGACGAACCGGTCACGTCGCGGTTCTCGGTCCTCGAGGACGGGGTTCGCTGTTCGTACTGCGAGACGATCGTCCGCGACGAGATCGCGGCACTGATCGACACCTGAGCGTCTCGGTCGGCAGAGCGCTTCTTTCACTGGCGGACGACTATCCAGAATAGCTAAGTGATTCCCCGCCGACTTTCTAGACGTACATGTCACGTACCGTCAAAATCGTGCTCGCCCTGTTCGTCATCGCCGTCCTCTACAAAGCCGCCTTCGGCGGCTCGTCGGACGTCGAAGTCGACTACGAACCGACCCAAGAATAGCACCCGATTCCGAACGGCTTACGGTGACGGCGTCGTACCCTCTCGTATGTACGGCGTCGTCACTCGGAACGCCGAAGAAGTACGGTGGCCGGAGTTCGACCGCGGCTTCTACGAAGTCAAAGACGTGACCGGCCGGTCCGCCGAACCGATCGCCGACGGGGTGAACATGGTTTCCTGTTTCGGCGACAACGCCGCCGCAGACGCCGATCCGTCGCTCGTTCCCGTCGACGATATGGGACGGCCGGCCGACCGGGAACGATCCTACTTCGACTGGGCGTACATCTGTCCCTCTCGAGACGACTATCGACAGGGCCTGTTCGATATCATCGACGACTGCGTCGCCGAAAACGAGGACGTTCGCCTCGACGATATCGGCTTCCCGCGCGCGGAGTACTGTCGCTGCGGCGTCTGCGAACAGGCGTTCGACGAAAGCGAGTACGACGACCGCATGGAGTGGCGGGCCAGCGTCGTCACCGAGTTCGTCGATGAGGCAGCCGACCGGATTCCGGGAACGGTCTACATGACGCTTTACCCGGATCCCTACCCCGGCCACCTCTACGAGCGCGCTGGCATCGACCTCGCGGCCATCGAGGAGCACGTCGACGAGTTCGTCGTCCCGCTGTACGACACCGCCTACGGCACGACCTACTGGCTCGAGACGATCGCGAAAGGGTTCGAGAGCGCACTCGAAACGCCGTTTAATGTCGAATTGTACGGCGTAAACGTCGACGTCGACAACCTGATTCACGCGACCGAAGTCGCCCAGGAGTACGCCAACGGGGTCTTCTTCGGCTACGAGGCGAGCAAGGGTCGTGCAGCGCTGCGCCGGATGCAGGCCGACGAGCGAGAGGGAATGACGCACGGCGAACCGAGTACCGACGGCGATACCTGACGGCGGCTCGACCGCGACGCGTTCGTTTCGTCGCTCCTAAGATGCGATTAGGGAACCGTTCAGCGCGACTTTCATCGGATTATCTCGTCGCGAGGGAGTGCTCGCCGTACCCCGAGCACGACCGCGACGGGCCGGTTACGTATGATTGAGCCACCGGTCCGATTGGAACCGACGACTGCCTTTATTTGCGTCTCGATTGCCCGCAATCGTGACCGAGGATCGACGGCGGCCGCGGATCCTCAGGTGAAATCTAT
This portion of the Natrinema salinisoli genome encodes:
- the pyrI gene encoding aspartate carbamoyltransferase regulatory subunit; its protein translation is MSNDHDHHDGNDAHELRVSKIRDGTVIDHVHGGQALNVLAILGIDGSNGEEVSVGMNVPSDRLARKDIVKVEGRELSQDEVDVLSLIAPDATINIVRDYDVVEKHRVERPDVVEGVLSCPNAGCITTGDEPVTSRFSVLEDGVRCSYCETIVRDEIAALIDT